A genomic region of Magnetofaba australis IT-1 contains the following coding sequences:
- a CDS encoding M16 family metallopeptidase: MTPISSTSTAAVSEPDYAITQLDNGLTVAAFPMPWLHETSVTLYVRAGSRFEQENEAGIAHFLEHMFFKGTKRIPDATRLHERLEELAADMNASTGPESNSYWITLPPRFLSEGMTLFCEMFTQPHFGGLENERQVILAEMREDENDAGEVNNAMVLGCAKLWENHPLGRPVIGYRECVSKFNKTDLTDYLQRHYRADNMAIAFCGPITLEEATELARENLGALPGGAGETTTTPPAMEPGPHWLAATDSGAQLGISLFFRGVGYRDADFFAMAALRRLLDDGFSARLQAQVREKKGLAYDLWAAISGYSDSGALEIGASVEPEKLDALFATVLEQLRLLRDEPPAPAEWRRLMTRWRANMDSALDRPAELMDRYVGDRLFAMEEPLSAAWERIEQLDPQQIVAAAQKLFRPENLVTVVVGPNAQSHADRLKKQFSATLAGFSKPG; encoded by the coding sequence TTGACTCCTATCTCCTCCACCTCCACCGCCGCCGTTAGCGAACCCGACTACGCCATCACCCAACTGGATAATGGCCTCACCGTGGCGGCGTTCCCCATGCCCTGGCTGCACGAAACCAGCGTCACCCTCTACGTGCGCGCCGGCAGCCGCTTTGAGCAGGAGAACGAAGCGGGCATCGCCCACTTTCTGGAGCATATGTTCTTCAAAGGCACCAAACGCATCCCCGACGCCACCCGCCTGCACGAACGGCTCGAAGAGCTGGCCGCCGATATGAACGCCTCCACCGGCCCCGAGAGCAACAGCTACTGGATCACCCTGCCGCCGCGCTTTCTGAGTGAGGGTATGACCCTGTTTTGCGAAATGTTCACCCAACCCCACTTCGGCGGGCTGGAGAACGAACGCCAGGTGATCCTGGCGGAGATGCGCGAAGATGAAAACGACGCCGGCGAGGTCAACAACGCCATGGTGTTGGGTTGCGCCAAACTGTGGGAGAACCACCCCCTGGGCCGCCCGGTGATCGGCTACCGGGAGTGCGTGAGCAAATTCAATAAAACTGACCTCACCGACTATCTGCAGCGCCACTATCGCGCCGATAACATGGCCATCGCCTTCTGCGGCCCCATCACCCTGGAGGAGGCCACCGAGCTGGCGCGGGAGAATCTGGGCGCGCTGCCCGGCGGCGCGGGGGAGACCACCACCACGCCGCCCGCCATGGAGCCCGGCCCCCACTGGCTGGCGGCCACCGACTCCGGCGCGCAGTTGGGCATCTCCCTGTTCTTTCGCGGCGTGGGTTATCGCGACGCCGACTTCTTCGCCATGGCGGCGCTACGGCGTCTGCTCGACGATGGTTTCTCCGCGCGCTTGCAAGCCCAGGTGCGGGAGAAGAAGGGGCTGGCCTATGACCTGTGGGCGGCCATCTCCGGCTATTCCGACAGCGGCGCGTTGGAGATCGGCGCATCGGTGGAGCCGGAGAAGCTTGATGCGCTCTTTGCCACCGTATTGGAGCAGTTACGTCTGCTGCGCGATGAGCCGCCCGCGCCCGCCGAGTGGCGCCGCTTGATGACCCGCTGGCGCGCCAATATGGACAGCGCGTTGGATCGTCCCGCCGAGTTGATGGATCGCTATGTGGGGGATCGGTTGTTCGCCATGGAAGAGCCGCTGTCGGCGGCGTGGGAACGTATTGAGCAGTTGGATCCGCAGCAGATTGTTGCGGCGGCGCAGAAGCTGTTCCGCCCGGAGAATCTGGTGACGGTAGTGGTGGGTCCCAACGCCCAGAGCCATGCGGATCGGCTCAAAAAACAGTTCTCCGCCACACTGGCCGGATTCTCAAAGCCCGGGTAA